Within Quercus lobata isolate SW786 chromosome 5, ValleyOak3.0 Primary Assembly, whole genome shotgun sequence, the genomic segment TTTAACAGAGATGGTGAAAGCTCAGCATGCTGAGGAGAAGATGCCTTTGAGAAAAGGTGCATGGACTTCTGAAGAAGATAAGAAGCTGACTGCTTACATTAAGCGATATGGCATTTGGAATTGGAGTCAGATGCCAAAACCTGCAGGTAGGATACAAGTAAATGTTCAATTTCAATGAATAAAAGCTTAATCATGAAATTGTAATggttttttttgcattttttttgggtgctatATATGGTATATATGTTATATCTGGTGGAAAATACTTTGATTaaccttctctttctttcaatttttttttttctttttttcttttaggtttgGCAAGGTCTGGGAAGAGTTGTAGACTTCGTTGGATGAATTACCTTAGGCCAGATATTAAGCGTGGAAACTTTAGCAAGGAAGAGGAGGAAACCATACTCAAGTGCCATGAAGAGCTGGGAAACCGGTaaatactcatatatatatatatatatatatatgcttctCAATTGTAAGAGTGTTCTTTAACATTTTCATAGAATCTCTGTCTTCATATGAAAACCTTTGTGTTTAATTTGGTTGAATTAtgatttagattagatgaatggATAGTtcagaacaatgaaaatatgcattttttttttcctttttttcctcttaatttttttgacatacAGTATATATTAATATGGGTTGCTACATCATCTATTATGCAAGTCTTTCCAATTGAATTTTTGGCTACCACATGTGTAAACCCTAATGATGGATATCACATGCAGAACTTTAAGTATAAACTAAAATATCAATGATGTACCAGTGGTGATTGAAGTCTGCAAGGTTTTCCTGAATTATTACATAGTTAGCAAGAATAAATTAGACTCTTGCAAAATCACTCAAAGTAGAATTCACAAATTACACCTTTTTGTGAGATGACAAGTGATACCATGATTTGATTATCTGAAATTTACAAAAGCAAGGGCTTGCAGTTGAGCTATAccttgatttttatatttttagtaatatGAACTCAGGTATCACATTGATCGAtagtaataaagaaaaaaaatataaggatgCTTGTGGAAGAAATTCTAATTGAACCAATTTTGAACTCCTTATGCACGAAGTGATTAATGCATGAAGTTCAGCGAAACTACGTTAgttgaaaggaaaaagagagattaaGCTGagactctctctttctctctctctctctcactctcctcCTAGCTAATTGGATCAAGATCAAATAAACTTTCAACACCTCTTGTGTGTGTTAAGAATCCTAGAAATTAATTAAGTTGAAGATATTCTAAGATCATTTATAGAGCATCTAATAATTAATTGtgagtaaagaaaaatataaaaaggcgGATTCATCCTTTTGCTCCTTAGCCTACGGGGCATTAGCAGCTGTTTCCAGCTGTTGATCCCCTCACAAGgacatgttcttttttttttaatcaaaactaGCTGTCTCATCATAAGATAAAAAAACGTGTTATGTAGTTATTTAAATGAACCCTCTTTCCTAAATCTCTCATTATTCTACTTGATCAAAGCATGACATCGCTACATTGATCTTTTACATTACAATTGGTAATGTTCTTatcatttttctcattcttttttcaGATGGTCTGCAATTGCAGCAATGCTTCCTGGAAGAACagataatgaaataaaaaattactggCACACTAACTTGAAAAAGCGCTTTAGGAACAATTGGAGTACTAGTTCAACAACTGTATCACTCAAGGTGCAAAACTGGGATGTTGAAGCTAACCAGAATGATTCATCTGAGATTAATCTCTTACATTGCGATGCCTCAAAAGTGTCAAACTTGGATGGCAATCATCCTATGTCACCACAACTATCCACTGAGGATCCCTCTTCATCAAGCACTGACCCTGCTGTTGAAATTGATAGAAACCAAACCATAGAAGAGAATGTTTGTTCATCTGAAACATTTGAAGAACTCCAAAGTTTCTGGGAGCAGCCATTTTCATTGGAGGACTGCATGGTGGAAACAGACCATGCAGGATTTATAGCTCAAACTACTAATACATGTTTTCCAGAACCCATATATCCATGTGTTTCTTATGAAGACGTCCAAAATGATTTGTGGTTCAATCTACCTAATCACGATGAAATGCATGGTATGTGATAGTGTCTATATATTAGTATTGATTTGAACCAGAAATCACATGACTTGTTAAGTAGTTCCATTATTTGTATGTCAATAAGAATTAAGACATTTGAATCCTTGGGGTGTAATTAAACAGTTCAATCTATATGTACTATTGCTAGCCAATGTGCTTGAAATATGAAGATAGAGATACTCTAGATGCTCTAGTATTGCATAGAAATTTTAGTGTGAGAAGGTTATGCAGCCGATATATGAAgggttatattattatttttataaagttcATATATGAAGTTAGCAGGTAAAATAAATGTACAAGATTTGGTGCAAAATTATGTGTATATGATAAAGCATTATACAGCATACATACGTGCAAGACCAAGATACTTTACATTCATAAGTTATGCTTTACATTCATAAGTTTTGAAAGGAAGGGACAAAAGTCAAAACTTTAGCATGAAAATTTCAATTGCGGACGGATATggaagaaaattaatttatgcTTTCATTGAGAGTCGAACTCAAGACCTCCCGCTTACTAAACGGGTGCTCTAACCAACTGAGCTATGAAAGCTGATTTCGGTAGGAGCTAAGGCAAGGAAATTAAATAATCAAATcttcaaaactgaaaatttgcTACGTAATATTTCTCTTATTATTTGTGCACGGCTTGTTATCTTCAGAtttcaaagttttttatttttttatttttttatttttaattaaatgatttattttaattagattaatgtttatttttaattattttttaaactttattttttaattttctgagctggctttttatattaatttaaattctaacgTGGCATTTGAAAAATgccaaatataatttatttattattattgttttattagtCATGCCAATATTTACTGTGCCAAAAATGCACTCTGTTTACTATATATGCTTTTTTTGTTACTTAGATGATGACAGGAATCATAACAGAAACGATTTTCTGATTTCAGAGACTAAAGTAGACGCAAAATCAAATTAAAGATCAAAATAAGAATAAGCCCAAAATATATGGACTAAAAGtgtattttcacatatttttgaAGATGCAAGAGTTTCAAAACTATTGATTGCTATTTGCTAGTGTCCATGAGGCCCAAGCCCATCTTTGGGCCTATTATACTGTTTTACTACGTTCTACTTTGT encodes:
- the LOC115991474 gene encoding transcription factor MYB30-like, producing the protein MVKAQHAEEKMPLRKGAWTSEEDKKLTAYIKRYGIWNWSQMPKPAGLARSGKSCRLRWMNYLRPDIKRGNFSKEEEETILKCHEELGNRWSAIAAMLPGRTDNEIKNYWHTNLKKRFRNNWSTSSTTVSLKVQNWDVEANQNDSSEINLLHCDASKVSNLDGNHPMSPQLSTEDPSSSSTDPAVEIDRNQTIEENVCSSETFEELQSFWEQPFSLEDCMVETDHAGFIAQTTNTCFPEPIYPCVSYEDVQNDLWFNLPNHDEMHGM